The proteins below are encoded in one region of Hordeum vulgare subsp. vulgare chromosome 3H, MorexV3_pseudomolecules_assembly, whole genome shotgun sequence:
- the LOC123443550 gene encoding coatomer subunit beta-2-like, giving the protein MNNSPLPAQPVNPPRSRSTLPRPDPTTINPPAGAMDKPSTLLVHFDKGSAAMVNEIKADLEGSDVAAKVEAMKRAVMLLLNGETLPTLFITIVRYVLPSEDHTIQKLLLLYLEIIDKRNAAGRVLPEMILICQNLRNNLQHPNEYIRGVTLRFLCRLSELEVLEPLVPSILKNLEHRHHFIRRHALSAISAIYRLPQGDQLIPDAPELVERALASEQDASARRNAFLMLCLCGTERAVVYLVSNAERVTEWPDLLQMAAVDLIRKVCRSPNRADKGRYIKIILSLLSSPSTAVVYECAGAIVSLSSAPTAVRAAAETYCKLLSSQSDNNVRLILLDRLNELHTSHRDVMVVVVMDVLRALASPNLDVKRKVLDLVLDLLTPRNVEEVVLYLKKEVVKTQSGELEKDGEYRQMLVQAIHACAVEYPEVAGSVVHLLMDFLGDTNIAAAVDVVLFVREIIETNPKLCVSMIQRLSDTFYQIRASRVCSITLWILGEYSLSLSEVESAIATIKQCLGDLPFFTISEEGETIDSSKPAHPMVNSVTVSSRRPVVLADGTYATQSAATEAISTPSFTPGSLSSTLNLRSLILSGDFFLAAVVACTLTKLVLRLEEVQPSKVEANKACTGALLVITSILQLGLSSYLPQPIDNDSYDRIVLCVKLLCNIGDDVRRIWLQSCRQSFAKMLAEKQFRDTEEMRAKAQISHGQPDDLIDFYHLKSRKGMSQLELEDEVQDDLKAATGGFTKETDGANRLNRILQLTGFSDPVYAEAFVTVHQYDIVLDVTVINRTKETLQNLCLELATMGDLKLVDRPQNYTLAPESSKQIRASIKVSSTETGVIFGNIVYETSNVMERSVVVLNDIHIDIMDYISPATCADVTFRNMWAEFEWENKVAVNTVIQDEKKFLSHVIKSTNMKCLTPQSALDGECGYIAANLYAKSVFGEDALVNISIEKQIDGKLSGYIRIRSKTQGIALSLGDKITLKQKGGS; this is encoded by the exons ATGAACAACTCCCCTCTTCCCGCTCAACCGGTCAACCCGCCCAGATCCAGATCCACTCTGCCCAGGCCTGATCCAACCACCATCAACCCACCCGCCGGCGCCATGGACAAGCCGTCGACGCTGCTTGTCCACTTCGACAAGGGCTCCGCCGCCATGGTGAACGAGATCAAGGCGGATCTGGAGGGCAGCGACGTCGCCGCCAAGGTCGAGGCCATGAAGCGCGCCGTCATGCTCCTCCTCAATGGCGAGACACTGCCTACGCTCTTCATCACCATCGTCCGCTACGTCCTCCCTTCCGAGGATCACACCATTCAGAAGCTGCTGCtcctctacctcgagatcattgaCAAGCGCAACGCCGCCGGCCGCGTTCTCCCGGAGATGATCCTCATCTGCCAGAACCTTCGCAACAACCTGCAGCACCCCAACGAGTACATCCGCGGCGTCACGCTGCGGTTCCTCTGCCGCCTCTCCGAGCTGGAGGTGCTTGAGCCGCTCGTCCCTTCCATTCTTAAGAATCTCGAGCACCGCCACCACTTCATCCGCCGCCACGCGCTCTCCGCCATCTCGGCTATCTACCGCCTCCCGCAAGGCGATCAGCTCATCCCGGACGCTCCCGAGCTCGTCGAGCGCGCACTCGCGTCGGAGCAGGACGCCTCCGCCCGGCGAAACGCGTTCCTCATGCTCTGCCTCTGTGGGACGGAACGTGCTGTGGTTTACCTCGTCTCCAACGCCGAACGTGTCACGGAGTGGCCCGATCTCCTCCAGATGGCCGCAGTAGACCTCATCCGCAAAGTTTGCCGCTCCCCAAACCGTGCCGACAAGGGCAGGTATATCAAGATCATTCTCTCCCTCCTTTCCTCTCCAAGCACCGCGGTTGTGTATGAGTGCGCGGGTGCTATTGTGTCTCTCTCCTCGGCTCCCACCGCAGTGCGAGCTGCCGCTGAGACATACTGCAAGCTCCTCTCATCGCAGAGTGACAACAATGTCAGGCTCATTCTCCTGGACCGTCTGAATGAGCTGCACACGTCACACCGGGATGTGATGGTGGTTGTAGTAATGGATGTGCTGCGTGCACTTGCCAGCCCGAATTTAGATGTCAAGAGGAAGGTGTTGGATTTGGTGCTCGATCTGCTAACTCCTCGTAATGTGGAGGAGGTGGTGCTTTATCTCAAGAAGGAGGTGGTCAAGACACAATCAGGGGAGCTTGAGAAGGATGGTGAGTACCGTCAGATGCTGGTGCAAGCGATTCATGCATGTGCTGTGGAGTACCCAGAGGTGGCTGGATCGGTGGTGCACCTTCTCATGGACTTCCTTGGTGACACTAACATCGCTGCGGCAGTTGATGTTGTGTTATTTGTGCGTGAGATCATTGAGACTAATCCCAAGCTGTGTGTCTCCATGATCCAGAGGCTGAGTGATACCTTCTACCAGATCCGGGCATCCCGTGTCTGCTCAATCACTCTCTGGATCCTTGGCGAGTACTCCCTATCTTTATCAGAGGTCGAGAGCGCCATTGCCACCATTAAGCAGTGCCTTGGGGATCTACCATTCTTCACTATCTCAGAGGAAGGGGAGACAATTGATTCCTCCAAGCCAGCCCATCCGATGGTGAACTCTGTCACTGTGTCTTCCAGGCGGCCTGTTGTTCTTGCAGATGGCACTTATGCCACACAGAGTGCTGCTACCGAGGCCATTTCGACTCCATCATTTACTCCTGGATCATTATCATCCACCCTAAACCTCAGATCACTCATTCTGTCAGGCGATTTTTTCTTAGCTGCAGTTGTTGCATGTACCCTTACCAAACTGGTATTAAGGCTGGAGGAGGTGCAACCATCGAAGGTTGAAGCAAACAAGGCTTGTACTGGGGCCTTGCTGGTCATTACGTCCATTCTTCAGCTGGGGCTATCCTCCTACCTTCCCCAACCAATTGATAATGATTCATATGACAGGATTGTGCTTTGTGTGAAGTTGCTTTGCAATATTGGTGATGATGTGAGGAGGATTTGGTTGCAATCATGTAGACAGAGTTTTGCCAAGATGCTTGCTGAGAAGCAATTCAGGGATACAGAAGAGATGAGGGCCAAGGCACAGATCTCTCATGGCCAGCCAGATGATCTTATTGACTTCTACCACCTGAAAAGCAGAAAG GGCATGAGTCAGCTTGAGTTGGAGGATGAGGTCCAAGATGATTTGAAGGCTGCAACTGGTGGATTCACCAAGGAAACAGATGGTGCAAATAGACTTAATCGCATTCTTCAGTTGACTGGGTTCAGTGATCCTGTATATGCTGAAGCATTTGTGACAGTTCATCAGTATGATATTGTACTTGATGTTACTGTCATTAACCGCACAAAGGAGACACTTCAGAACTTATGTTTGGAATTAGCTACCATGGGAGACCTCAAACTTGTTGACCGTCCTCAGAACTATACTTTGGCTCCTGAGTCAAGCAAGCAAATACGTGCCAGTATCAAGGTTTCTTCAACAGAGACTGGAGTCATATTTGGGAACATTGTTTATGAGACATCCAATGTAATGGAACGATCAGTGGTTGTCCTAAATGATATTCACATTGACATCATGGATTACATCTCACCTGCTACATGCGCAGATGTTACTTTCCGGAACATGTGGGCAGAGTTTGAGTGGGAAAACAAG GTTGCAGTGAATACTGTAATTCAAGATGAGAAGAAATTTTTGAGTCATGTTATCAAGTCAACAAATATGAAGTGTCTAACACCACA GTCTGCGCTTGACGGGGAATGCGGTTACATTGCTGCTAATCTTTATGCCAAGAGTGTGTTCGGAGAAGATGCTTTGGTGAACATCAGCATTGAGAAGCAAATCGATGGCAAGCTTAGTGGTTACATCAGAATAAGGAGCAAGACACAAGGAATCGCGCTCAGCTTGGGAGATAAGATTACCCTCAAGCAGAAGGGAGGCAGTTAA